In Rattus norvegicus strain BN/NHsdMcwi chromosome 1, GRCr8, whole genome shotgun sequence, a genomic segment contains:
- the Vom1r40 gene encoding vomeronasal type-1 receptor 4 — protein MTSENVAMGIFLFSQITVGMLGNSSILFYYVILLFTGKSLMPKDLIIQHLTFANCLSIISRGIPQTLADYGFKNILDDIACKLIVYIYRITRGMSLYAMSLLSCFQAITISPNHSRWIMFKHRVIKYIGPSCSVSWLVHVLLNIVTPARVSGPSYKNNVTNVVSYGYCSWFASGNFATALYMLLLCFSDGLCLGLMACSSVSMMSILYRHKRQVKHIHNGQYFLKQSPENRATQTILILVCTFVVSYSFSSIVVIFTTYSKYPMLWGISVFTFLEICFPIFCPFVLLINIKPISSLLLPCSVKR, from the coding sequence ATGACTTCTGAAAATGTTGCAATGGGaatttttctcttctcccagaTTACAGTGGGGATGCTTGGCAATTCTTCTATACTATTTTATTATGTGATTTTGTTGTTCACTGGAAAGAGTTTAATGCCCAAAGACCTGATTATTCAGCACTTGACATTTGCCAACTGCTTGTCTATCATCTCAAGAGGTATTCCGCAGACATTGGCAGATTATGGATTTAAAAATATCCTGGATGACATTGCATGCAAACTGATAGTGTATATATACAGAATTACAAGGGGGATGTCCCTTTATGCAATGTCCCTACTGAGTTGCTTCCAAGCAATCACAATCAGCCCTAATCACTCCAGATGGATAATGTTTAAACACAGAGTCATCAAGTACATTGGTCCTTCCTGTTCAGTCAGTTGGCTTGTACATGTGCTTCTAAACATCGTGACTCCAGCAAGAGTGTCAGGCCCCAGTTACAAGAATAATGTAACTAATGTGGTGAGTTATGGGTACTGTTCATGGTTTGCTTCAGGCAATTTTGCAACTGCACTGTATATGTTGTTACTATGCTTCTCTGATGGACTGTGCCTGGGTCTCATGGCCTGCTCAAGTGTCTCCATGATGAGTATACTCTACAGACACAAGAGACAAGTCAAACATATTCATAATGGTCAATATTTTCTAAAACAATCACCAGAAAACAGAGCCACCCAAACAATCCTCATCCTGGTGTGCACATTTGTCGTCTCTTACTCATTCTCTTCTATTGTGGTTATCTTTACAACCTACTCTAAATATCCAATGCTATGGGGAATAAGTGTATTTACATTCCTAGAAATATGTTTTCCCATATTTTGTCCCTTCGTTCTTCTCATCAACATTAAGCCTATTTCCAGCCTGCTTTTACCCTGCTCTGTTAAGAGATAG